Proteins from a single region of Esox lucius isolate fEsoLuc1 chromosome 13, fEsoLuc1.pri, whole genome shotgun sequence:
- the LOC105008253 gene encoding granzyme A-like precursor (The RefSeq protein has 3 substitutions compared to this genomic sequence) encodes MTMILSMAASFWTSAVLLLCLHSGDCTEIIGGKEVTPHSLPYMALLENNDGRSRSNCGGILIHQQWVLTAAHCSHMKKVLLGVHAINKEEKETRQVRKVKSEVPHPCFDHNSTVNDIMLLKLDKKVKLSKAVNIPPLPDSVDDVPAGTVCSVSGWGLTKDSTKAMSNVLKSANLTVIDRRKCNSPEYYNMKPIITYKMLCAGFLDDIKVDACKGDSGGPLMCGGKLRGVVSFGEGCGVKTKPGVYTLVTKYLDWIKKTMGKKH; translated from the exons ATGACCATGATTCTCTCCATGGCGGCCAGTTTCTGGACATCTGCTGTTCTACTTCTGTGTCTGCACtcag GTGACTGTACAGAGATAATTGGTGGAAAGGAGGTGACACCTCACTCCCTCCCCTACATGGCTCTGCTGGAGAACAATGACGGACGAAGTAGAAGTAATTGTGGAGGAATCCTCATCCATCAGCAATGGGTCCTGACTGCTGCTCACTGTCCTCA CATGAAAAAGGTGTTGCTGGGTGTCCATGCCATCAacaaggaggagaaggaaaCCAGGCAGGTCCGGAAGGTCAAAAGTGAAGTGCCTCATCCCTGTTTTGACCACAATTCCACTGTTAATGACATCATGCTGCTGAAG CTCGATAAGAAAGTGAAACTTAGTAAGGCGGTGAACGTCCTGCCTTTACCCGACTCAGTGGACGACGTCCCAGCAGGAACCGTCTGTTCAGTGTCAGGATGGGGGCTCACAAAGGACAGCACCAAAGCCATGTCCAACGTCCTAAAATCAGCCAATCTCACAGTGATCGACAGACGGAAGTGTAACTCTCCAGAGTACTACAACATGAAACCCATCATCACCTATAAGATGCTGTGTGCCGGCTTCCTGGATGATATCAAAGTGGACGCATGTAAG GGAGACTCTGGGGGTCCGTTGATGTGTGGCGGTAAACTACGGGGAGTCGTATCTTTTGGTGAAGGATGTGGTGTCAAGACCAAGCCTGGGGTTTACACACTAGTAACTAAATACCTTGACTGGATCAAGAAAACAATGGGGAAAAAACACTGA